Proteins found in one Salvelinus alpinus chromosome 11, SLU_Salpinus.1, whole genome shotgun sequence genomic segment:
- the LOC139534011 gene encoding ankyrin repeat and SOCS box protein 13-like → MENPVIMEMTAARRSNFGDIGFWADRTALHEAASLGRALQVKQLIVGGASVNMVTVDNITPLHDACIQGHPNCARLLLDAGAQVDVRTIHGSTPLCNACAAGSLDCAKMLLEHGAKVNPSLTALTASPLHEACIKGNADIARLMIAHGAFLEAFDLQFGTPLHAACAKEHVDCARVLLKAGAKVNAAKFHETALHHAARVEMVDMIELLVDFGGNVYVTDNDNKKPIDYTKPGSPTEQCLQYYESTPLSLQQLSRVTLRTLLGTRALEVVGQLDISQRTISYILCEGC, encoded by the exons ATGGAAAATCCTGTAATAATGGAAATGACAGCGGCACGGCGTTCGAACTTTGGAGATATTG GGTTTTGGGCAGACCGAACCGCGTTGCATGAGGCTGCGTCCTTAGGCAGGGCTCTTCAAGTGAAACAGCTGATTGTGGGTGGAGCATCTGTAAACATGGTGACAGTAGACAACATCACCCCGCTCCATGATGCCTGCATCCAGGGACATCCAAACTGTGCCCGACTGTTACTAGATGCAGGGGCTCAG GTGGACGTGAGGACCATCCATGGCAGCACTCCTCTCTGTAACGCCTGTGCTGCGGGGAGCCTGGACTGTGCAAAGATGCTGCTGGAACATGGAGCCAAAGTCAACCCCTCCCTCACAGCACTCACTGCCTCTCCCCTGCATGAGGCCTGCATAAAGG GTAATGCAGATATAGCGAGGCTAATGATAGCGCATGGAGCCTTCCTAGAGGCCTTTGACCTCCAGTTCGGTACCCCGCTACATGCTGCCTGTGCCAAGGAACATGTGGACTGTGCCAGGGTGCTGCTCAAAGCAG GTGCCAAGGTGAATGCAGCTAAGTTCCATGAGACGGCTCTCCACCATGCTGCCAGAGTAGAGATGGTGGACATGATTGAGTTACTGGTGGACTTTGGAGGCAATGTGTATGTCACAGACAACGACAACAAAAAGCCCATAGACTACACCAAGCCTGGCTCTCCCACTGAACAATGCTTACAGTATTATGAAA GTACTCCTCTGAGTCTGCAGCAACTTAGCAGAGTGACTCTGAGGACGTTGCTGGGTACCAGAGCTCTGGAGGTCGTAGGTCAACTGGACATATCTCAACGTACCATCAGCTACATTCTCTGTGAGGGGTGCTGA
- the LOC139534010 gene encoding ankyrin repeat and SOCS box protein 13-like isoform X1 produces MMEVETARPYFFGDIAIGILWLLIVWLAPGCWSERTEVHKAASEGHAAQLQQLIQRGASVNIVAVDSITPLHEACERGKTQCVRLLLDAGAQVDACNTDGSTPLCEACSVGSFDCVRMLLEHGAKVNPTLSSRTTSPLHEACMGGNADVVKIMITEGASLEAYDLYYGTPLHVACANDHTACVKALLNAGAKVNYARLHKTALHHAAKVKSVDMIDMLVEFGANIYAKDKNDKKPIDYIEPGSPAALCLEFYESTPLSLQQLSRVTLRTMLGSRALEVVVQLDIPKQIISFLCYH; encoded by the exons ATGATGGAGGTTGAAACTGCCAGACCGTATTTCTTTGGAGACATAG CAATAGGTATTCTCTGGCTGTTGATTGTGTGGCTTGCCCCAGGCTGCTGGTCCGAGAGGACCGAGGTGCACAAGGCGGCCTCCGAGGGACATGCTGCCCAGCTGCAGCAACTCATCCAGCGCGGAGCCTCTGTCAACATAGTGGCTGTGGACTCCATCACCCCCCTCCATGAGGCATGTGAAAGGGGGAAGACCCAGTGTGTCAGGTTGCTACTGGATGCTGGAGCACAG GTGGATGCCTGTAACACGGACGGTAGCACCCCTCTGTGTGAGGCCTGCTCGGTTGGGAGCTTTGACTGTGTGAGGATGCTGCTGGAGCATGGGGCCAAGGTGAACCCCACCCTCTCTTCCCGGACCACCTCACCCCTACACGAAGCTTGCATGGGGG GTAACGCTGACGTTGTGAAGATCATGATCACTGAAGGTGCCAGTCTGGAGGCATATGACCTGTACTATGGGACCCCACTGCATGTGGCATGTGCCAACGACCACACGGCCTGTGTCAAGGCGCTACTCAACGCAG GTGCCAAAGTGAATTATGCTCGGCTGCACAAGACGGCCCTGCACCATGCTGCTAAAGTGAAGAGTGTTGACATGATCGACATGCTGGTAGAGTTTGGGGCGAACATCTACGCCAAAGACAAAAACGATAAGAAGCCCATTGACTACATCGAACCCGGTTCTCCCGCTGCACTCTGCTTAGAGTTTTATGAAA GTACTCCATTGAGTCTGCAGCAGCTGAGCAGAGTGACCCTGAGGACGATGCTGGGTAGCAGAGCTCTGGAGGTTGTAGTTCAACTGGACATACCAAAGCAAATCATTAGCTTCCTCTGTTACCACTGA
- the LOC139534010 gene encoding ankyrin repeat and SOCS box protein 13-like isoform X2 — protein MMEVETARPYFFGDIGCWSERTEVHKAASEGHAAQLQQLIQRGASVNIVAVDSITPLHEACERGKTQCVRLLLDAGAQVDACNTDGSTPLCEACSVGSFDCVRMLLEHGAKVNPTLSSRTTSPLHEACMGGNADVVKIMITEGASLEAYDLYYGTPLHVACANDHTACVKALLNAGAKVNYARLHKTALHHAAKVKSVDMIDMLVEFGANIYAKDKNDKKPIDYIEPGSPAALCLEFYESTPLSLQQLSRVTLRTMLGSRALEVVVQLDIPKQIISFLCYH, from the exons ATGATGGAGGTTGAAACTGCCAGACCGTATTTCTTTGGAGACATAG GCTGCTGGTCCGAGAGGACCGAGGTGCACAAGGCGGCCTCCGAGGGACATGCTGCCCAGCTGCAGCAACTCATCCAGCGCGGAGCCTCTGTCAACATAGTGGCTGTGGACTCCATCACCCCCCTCCATGAGGCATGTGAAAGGGGGAAGACCCAGTGTGTCAGGTTGCTACTGGATGCTGGAGCACAG GTGGATGCCTGTAACACGGACGGTAGCACCCCTCTGTGTGAGGCCTGCTCGGTTGGGAGCTTTGACTGTGTGAGGATGCTGCTGGAGCATGGGGCCAAGGTGAACCCCACCCTCTCTTCCCGGACCACCTCACCCCTACACGAAGCTTGCATGGGGG GTAACGCTGACGTTGTGAAGATCATGATCACTGAAGGTGCCAGTCTGGAGGCATATGACCTGTACTATGGGACCCCACTGCATGTGGCATGTGCCAACGACCACACGGCCTGTGTCAAGGCGCTACTCAACGCAG GTGCCAAAGTGAATTATGCTCGGCTGCACAAGACGGCCCTGCACCATGCTGCTAAAGTGAAGAGTGTTGACATGATCGACATGCTGGTAGAGTTTGGGGCGAACATCTACGCCAAAGACAAAAACGATAAGAAGCCCATTGACTACATCGAACCCGGTTCTCCCGCTGCACTCTGCTTAGAGTTTTATGAAA GTACTCCATTGAGTCTGCAGCAGCTGAGCAGAGTGACCCTGAGGACGATGCTGGGTAGCAGAGCTCTGGAGGTTGTAGTTCAACTGGACATACCAAAGCAAATCATTAGCTTCCTCTGTTACCACTGA